A window of Candidatus Izemoplasma sp. contains these coding sequences:
- a CDS encoding bile acid:sodium symporter, with product MKLLKSIKQHLMTSILIAMIFGLIIGRLTDISWMKQLILPLTFLMVYPMMVTLNFKEMTRPANKQLQITTQFINFLVFPFIAFAIGFLFLREEPYLYLGLFMISLFPTSGMTISWTVLGKGNVHAAIKMVVVGLLLGGILSPFYLSYLLGHDVDIAFLDIFSQVLLVVFLPLILAFITQYIIIKNVGEETFHSRIKPIFPRFSTLGLVLIIFVATGLKSRVLFARPSLLLQIILPVILLYVTYYIIVFMIAKYFFNKADGIALMHGTYIRNLSIALAITLQTFEEASIAALLIAVAFIVQVQLAAFNVKHVTKFLR from the coding sequence ATGAAACTACTTAAATCAATTAAACAACATCTTATGACCAGTATTCTTATTGCGATGATTTTCGGTCTTATTATAGGCCGTTTAACCGATATAAGTTGGATGAAACAACTCATTTTACCATTAACTTTTTTGATGGTCTATCCAATGATGGTAACGCTAAATTTTAAGGAGATGACAAGACCGGCTAACAAACAACTCCAAATCACCACACAATTCATTAATTTTTTAGTTTTTCCATTTATTGCATTTGCGATTGGTTTTCTCTTTTTAAGAGAAGAGCCCTATCTATATTTAGGACTGTTTATGATTAGTTTATTTCCCACCAGCGGTATGACAATCAGTTGGACCGTATTAGGTAAGGGAAATGTGCATGCAGCTATCAAGATGGTTGTTGTTGGACTGTTGCTTGGTGGCATATTGAGCCCATTTTATTTGTCATATTTATTAGGACATGATGTTGATATAGCATTTTTAGATATTTTTAGTCAAGTATTATTGGTTGTCTTTCTACCTTTAATACTAGCTTTTATCACACAATACATCATCATAAAGAACGTTGGTGAAGAGACATTTCATAGTCGTATAAAACCTATTTTTCCTCGTTTTTCTACATTAGGTTTGGTATTAATTATCTTTGTCGCAACAGGGCTCAAATCAAGAGTGTTATTTGCTCGACCAAGCTTATTGTTACAGATTATATTACCTGTGATTTTACTATATGTGACTTACTATATTATCGTCTTTATGATTGCTAAGTATTTCTTTAATAAAGCGGATGGGATAGCCTTAATGCATGGCACATACATCAGAAATTTATCAATTGCTTTAGCAATCACATTACAGACGTTTGAAGAAGCGAGTATTGCGGCATTATTAATTGCGGTCGCTTTTATCGTTCAAGTTCAGTTAGCGGCCTTCAATGTCAAGCATGTCACAAAATTCTTAAGGTGA
- the gap gene encoding type I glyceraldehyde-3-phosphate dehydrogenase, which yields MAIKVAINGFGRIGRLAFRLMDDDPDFEIVAINDLTDAETLAHLLKYDSAQGRYKTDAISVDGDKIVVDGDPIKIYAERDPEDLPWKELGVEVVLECTGFFTSKDKAQKHINAGAKKVVISAPAKGDLKTVVYNVNHEELDGTENIVSGASCTTNCLAPIAKVLDDEFGLVKGFMTTIHSYTNAQNTLDGPNPKGINSRRGRAAAANIVPTSTGAAVAVGKVLPKLNGKLDGMAMRVPTVTGSCVDLVVELEKEVTEEEVNAAMKKHANETLGYTEDPIVSSDTIGITYGSLFDAKLTKVMTVDGRQMVKVISWYDNEMSYTAQMIRTMKLLAENLK from the coding sequence ATGGCTATTAAAGTTGCAATTAACGGATTTGGTCGTATTGGACGTTTAGCATTCCGTTTAATGGACGATGATCCAGATTTTGAAATCGTTGCGATTAACGATTTAACTGATGCTGAAACATTAGCACACTTATTGAAATACGATTCAGCTCAAGGACGGTACAAAACAGATGCAATTTCTGTTGACGGAGACAAAATTGTTGTAGATGGAGATCCAATCAAAATTTACGCAGAACGCGATCCAGAAGACTTACCTTGGAAAGAATTAGGTGTCGAAGTTGTTTTAGAATGTACAGGATTCTTTACATCTAAAGATAAAGCACAAAAACACATCAACGCTGGAGCTAAGAAAGTTGTTATTAGTGCACCAGCAAAAGGTGACTTAAAAACAGTTGTATACAATGTTAACCATGAAGAACTTGATGGAACTGAAAACATTGTAAGTGGTGCATCTTGTACAACAAACTGTTTAGCACCAATTGCTAAAGTATTAGATGATGAGTTCGGATTAGTAAAAGGATTTATGACAACTATTCACTCATATACTAATGCACAAAACACATTAGATGGTCCAAACCCTAAAGGCATTAATTCACGTCGTGGACGTGCAGCAGCAGCAAATATCGTTCCAACATCTACAGGAGCAGCTGTCGCAGTAGGTAAAGTATTACCTAAATTAAATGGTAAATTAGATGGTATGGCAATGCGTGTTCCTACCGTTACTGGTAGTTGTGTTGACTTAGTTGTTGAACTTGAAAAAGAAGTTACAGAAGAAGAAGTTAATGCTGCAATGAAAAAACATGCTAATGAAACCTTAGGATATACTGAAGATCCAATCGTTTCAAGTGACACTATTGGAATTACTTATGGATCATTATTTGATGCAAAATTAACGAAAGTTATGACTGTTGACGGACGTCAAATGGTTAAAGTTATCAGTTGGTATGATAACGAAATGAGTTATACTGCACAAATGATTCGTACAATGAAGTTATTAGCAGAAAACTTAAAATAA
- the pepF gene encoding oligoendopeptidase F, with protein MKWDLTKLYKTLDEWEKDVAYIENMIKDLPNYKGKLGDYDTFLDYYKKQKEGAVKLMKAYQYAALTSDLNKKDTKNAARVQQMANIVSNLQQATAFEQPELIALGKEKVISFIERDPLLEEYRFSIEKLFHAQEHVLDGESEGLLANFANLSNQGSEVYSALSIADKEDQEVTLSDGETITITSGNFRSYLADLEDAEDRKKVFRAIFDNYMDNKNTYAQIYNTILQRDIANMKSRKYNSSLESYLFGNNIPTDVYHNLVDVAEASTDLIKRYYKIRKDVLGLKHHHTYDRFMPLAESTTKYTYKEAQNLFFDSINHLDENFVKKAQSAIEEGYVDVYEQEGKRTGAYSWGSLNQHPYILLNYDDTLNSVFTLAHEAGHSMHSLFSAENQPVATQNYTIFVAEVASTFNEHNLLDYFIHNKNTGKDDKITLLQQSIDDILGTFYRQTLFATYELRAHELAEKGVPITHETLSEIMIDLYKSYYDIDITEEESKQFVWAYIPHLFHTPFYVYQYATSFAASLKLYEMVKEDNANIKHHMDLLKSGGNDFPVEQIKKAGVDLTTKEPFLAVVNRLETLLDELELALKE; from the coding sequence ATGAAATGGGACTTAACAAAGCTCTATAAAACCCTTGACGAATGGGAAAAAGACGTCGCTTATATCGAAAACATGATTAAAGACTTACCTAATTATAAAGGTAAACTAGGTGATTATGACACGTTTTTAGATTATTATAAGAAACAAAAAGAAGGTGCAGTAAAATTGATGAAAGCTTATCAATATGCTGCCTTGACATCAGATTTAAACAAAAAGGATACAAAAAATGCTGCACGGGTGCAACAAATGGCAAATATTGTATCAAACTTACAACAAGCTACTGCGTTTGAACAACCAGAACTGATCGCACTAGGTAAAGAAAAAGTCATTTCTTTTATTGAAAGAGATCCCTTACTTGAAGAATACAGATTCTCTATTGAAAAATTATTTCATGCACAGGAACATGTGCTAGATGGAGAAAGTGAGGGCTTATTAGCCAATTTTGCAAACTTAAGTAACCAAGGTAGTGAAGTGTACAGTGCATTATCAATTGCGGATAAGGAAGACCAAGAAGTGACACTGTCTGATGGTGAGACAATCACTATAACAAGTGGTAACTTTAGAAGTTACTTAGCTGATTTAGAAGATGCCGAAGATAGAAAGAAAGTCTTCCGCGCTATCTTTGATAATTACATGGACAACAAAAATACATATGCGCAAATTTATAATACAATTTTACAACGTGATATTGCGAATATGAAGAGTCGAAAATATAATTCATCTCTTGAATCATATTTATTTGGTAATAACATACCAACTGATGTGTATCACAATTTAGTTGACGTTGCTGAAGCAAGCACAGATTTAATCAAACGATACTATAAGATTCGTAAAGATGTGCTGGGTCTTAAACACCACCATACCTATGACCGTTTTATGCCATTAGCTGAAAGTACGACTAAGTATACGTATAAAGAAGCACAAAACCTCTTCTTCGATTCGATTAATCATCTAGATGAGAATTTCGTTAAAAAAGCACAAAGCGCTATTGAAGAAGGCTACGTTGATGTGTATGAACAAGAAGGAAAACGGACTGGGGCGTATTCATGGGGATCACTCAATCAACATCCTTATATATTATTAAACTATGATGATACCTTAAACAGTGTGTTCACATTAGCCCATGAAGCTGGGCATTCAATGCATTCATTATTTAGTGCAGAAAATCAACCTGTCGCGACACAAAACTATACCATATTTGTCGCAGAAGTTGCTTCCACCTTTAATGAACACAATTTACTCGATTATTTCATTCACAATAAAAATACAGGTAAAGACGATAAAATCACTTTATTACAACAATCAATCGATGATATTTTAGGTACATTTTATCGTCAAACCCTTTTTGCGACTTATGAACTGCGTGCACATGAACTCGCAGAAAAAGGTGTACCGATTACCCACGAAACACTATCAGAAATTATGATTGATTTATACAAATCGTATTATGATATTGATATTACAGAAGAAGAAAGCAAACAATTTGTTTGGGCATATATCCCTCATCTTTTCCATACACCATTTTATGTTTACCAATATGCGACAAGCTTTGCCGCATCATTAAAACTCTACGAAATGGTAAAAGAGGATAATGCCAACATCAAACATCATATGGATTTATTAAAATCTGGTGGTAATGACTTCCCTGTTGAACAGATTAAAAAAGCCGGTGTTGACTTAACAACAAAAGAACCTTTCTTGGCAGTTGTTAACCGCTTAGAAACGTTACTTGATGAATTAGAACTTGCACTGAAAGAATAA